A DNA window from Rhineura floridana isolate rRhiFlo1 chromosome 11, rRhiFlo1.hap2, whole genome shotgun sequence contains the following coding sequences:
- the CCDC127 gene encoding coiled-coil domain-containing protein 127: MNNLNDPPNWNIQPNARDDEGHGSKWNYALLVPMLGLAAFRWIWSRESQKEIEREKKDLHRKLSLVQRELESKYHEIITTNRRTVAHLELELEKERNRTLSYREALVSQSRKLVEERRTLEQERTKLDQEKQILQHSGAAGALYQNCLEKEEQWQKRATALLKEFEDALAERQDIYCSLVLPRHQRLEIEKNLLVRAATDPVAMDLEMESGLKDIFRHDTYCSNLLNTNKRRNGRLMWLYLRHWELSAELKKFKRVEKVMLGK, encoded by the exons ATGAATAATTTAAATGACCCTCCTAACTGGAACATCCAGCCTAATGCAAGGGATGATGAAGGCCATGGAAGCAAATGGAATTATGCTTTGTTGGTTCCAATGTTGGGGCTGGCTGCCTTCC GTTGGATCTGGTCCAGGGAGTCTCAGAAAGAgatagaaagagagaaaaaagatttGCATAGAAAACTCTCGTTAGTACAGAGAGAGCTTGAATCTAAATATCATGAGATAATCACAACAAACCGTCGGACAGTTGCTCATTTGGAATTGGAATTGGAAAAGGAACGGAACAGGACACTGAGTTATCGTGAAGCCCTCGTCTCTCAAAGTCGTAAACTGGTGGAAGAAAGAAGAACTCTGGAACAAGAACGTACAAAATTAGACCAAGAGAAACAGATTCTGCAGCACTCTGGGGCTGCCGGTGCTCTGTATCAGAATTGCCTAGAGAAGGAAGAGCAGTGGCAGAAGCGAGCTACTGCTTTGCTGAAAGAGTTTGAAGATGCTCTTGCAGAAAGGCAGGACATCTATTGTAGCCTTGTGCTACCAAGACACCAGCGACTAGAAATAGAGAAAAATTTGCTTGTTAGAGCAGCAACTGATCCAGTTGCCATGGACCTGGAAATGGAAAGTGGCTTAAAAGATATTTTCAGGCATGATACCTATTGCAGCAATTTGCTTAACACCAATAAACGTAGAAATGGAAGACTAATGTGGCTCTACCTTCGACACTGGGAATTATCTGCTGAACTCAAAAAGTTCAAGAGGGTAGAGAAGGTCATGTTAGGAAAGTAG